DNA from Sebaldella sp. S0638:
ATATGATCTTACGGAGAAATATTATTTACTGGCAAGTCAGCGTGGTTTTGAGGAGGCCGATTACGGTCTGGCTACTCTTTATCTCGATAAGAAGGAAAACCTGAAAGCTGCGAAAGAGTACTCGGAAAAAGTAGCTAAAAGAGGGGATATAAGAGGAACGAACTTTCTGGGAATCGTATACAGCAAGCAGGGAGACAGCAGAAATGCGGAAAAATATTGGAAAAAAGCAGCTGACGCTGGAGATGAAGGCGGAATGTACAATCTTGCAGATTATTATTATAAGATCAATAATACAAAATTAGGTGATAAATATATGGAAATGCTTGAGAAAAAATTGGGGATTGCAAAATAATAAATATTTGAAAAATAAAATATACAGGAGCAGATAAGTAAAAAAAACTGCTCTTTTTTATATTCCGTTTTTGACTGAAGTTTGTTGACTAAAAGAAACTTATTCTGTATTGACAAAGGTTTTTATATAGGTTAACATTAAGTATAAAATTATATTTCTAAAATCCAGCCCCCGATTAAAAAATATGATGTTGAATAAATCAAGAACAGAGGATAGTAAAAAATTTAAGGGGTTTATATGCAAAGACTGAATAAAAAATTTCAAAA
Protein-coding regions in this window:
- a CDS encoding tetratricopeptide repeat protein; translated protein: MKKLLLSCIFLAGICAFSDSPELQQGISYDKANDLKNAEKYYKMAYDKGDTEAAFYLASLYYEQKKGDLTEKYLKIASDSGDGKASYALGTLYDEQKKYDLTEKYYLLASQRGFEEADYGLATLYLDKKENLKAAKEYSEKVAKRGDIRGTNFLGIVYSKQGDSRNAEKYWKKAADAGDEGGMYNLADYYYKINNTKLGDKYMEMLEKKLGIAK